The Methanocorpusculum vombati genome segment TTCAGAGTCCGGAGATCCAGCGCCCCGCTCTCCACCTCAAACAGCAGGCCGACCAGTCCGTCATCAAGTTTCATATCAGTTCCTGTGGAGGAAATGCCAAGAAACTTTACCTGTGCGGTTGATGGTGCGGGGGTATCACCCATCAGACCGGAGGCAAACATCGAGACAACTGCGGCAATGATGATGGTCACGACCAGCATCAGCATAACGCCGACGACCGGTGATACGGCCTCGTCGGTTTGATTGGTTTTCTTTGTTACCATTTCGCGATCACATCCTTGTCAAAGATGGTTTTTCCGCTCGGCGTATGGATGACGGTTATGTGAACAACGGAACCTTCGCCGAATCCGTACTGTTCGTCACTGACGTCAAATCCGAGGACCCATGAGGGATGACGGAAGTAGTAGGTGATGGTCGGCTCAAAGGTGCAGAGACCAAAGACGGATGTCTGCATGAAATTGTTCGTTGGTGGATACAAGGTATCAGGATAGCCGCTCACCTGCGGGGTGAACGGATAGCCTTCGGCATCCTCGTCAATCGCCACCGTTGAGTCCAACCGTCCCGCTGCGGTTAGCGGTGAGATGGATCCATCAAGTGTATGTTTGATGACTTTTCCGGCGTGCGTAAGTCCCACACCGCGGTAGGTTTCCGGCACTGTGTAGGTGGTGATGATCTGCAGATCCTTTGACGGAATGCTGTCTCCCTGAAGAACCCGCAGTTCAAACGGGTACCTGCCGGAGGAGGAACGGGTGTTTTCCTCAATCCCCGCATTGATCGTGAACTCGTATGACGCGACGGGTGCAGGTTCTGTCGTGTCACCCAGTCCTGAAGCAAAACTGCTGACAACTGCGGCAATGATGATGGTTACCACGAGCATCAGCATGACACCGACAACCGGTGATACCGCCGGGTCTTTTTTCTCTTTCTGTCTGTACATCATTTCTTCTCCGTTATCGGATGGTTATCGTTCCGGTCTGGATAGGCTTCCTGCTGACGGTGTCGAAGATGGTGTACTCAAACGGCACGTTTGTCTGAACCTTGAATGTTCCGGACGAACCTTCGGGGGACCAGGTAAGGAATCTTCCCTTCTCAATGCCAACGTCAGTCGCAAGAGTACTGTCATAGCTGTTGTCGGCAAGGAGTGTGATGGAGTCGCCGGTTGAGACAACTTCGGACATGTTTTTCATCCCTTTCGATACCGCAAAGTAGGTTTTGTTTCCTGCATTGTTGATGAGAAGATCCAGTTTTGTCTCGTCCACTGCTGCATTTGTAGTGTTCAGAGAAGTGTCCATGCTAAACTGTATGTTCTTATCACCGTTCTGTAATTGAATTGCGATATCCTTCATCGCGACCACATCACCGCTTACCAGACGGAAGGTCAGACCATTGTTCTTGGAAGGATTGTTTGGGATGTCGTTTGTCTTGTCCGTATCCGTGATCTTTGCGGTATAATCAACCGAGAATGTTGACTGCGGCGCAACCTTTTCGTTTGCACTCAGACCGCCTGCAAACGAGGCAGCCATTGCTGCAATGATGATAGTCACGACCAGCATCAGCATGACACCGACGACCGGTGATACTCCGTCTTCTCTTTTTGTTTTTGTCATTCTACCGTCACCTTTCCTTTGTACACGCTCTTCTGGCTCGGTGTATGGATAATTTCGACTTCTACAATGGAACCTTTCTTAAATCCGTTGTCTCTATAGAGCTGCTTAATCTGTTCATCTGTCTTTGTCGAAACTTCTCCAAAAACAGCCATGGCCGTTCCGAGGTTGTTTCCGGTACTGAGTACGTCGCCTGAGGTCATGGTGAACTCGCCGAGATTGGTTCCCTTGCTTCCCGGAGCACCGATACTCAGGTCATTCAGATACGGGATTTTTGTATTAGTCTCTCCTATTTTGATGGCAGGGCTGATTGTGGAAACCGTTCCTCCAAGCATGTTGCCGTTCGCTGTCGTGTAGTAACAGACGAGCTGCATATCCCCCGAAGCGATACTGTCGCCGCCGAGATGTTTGATCAGCATCACGTACTGATCTTTGTTGTCACCGCCATTGGAGATGATGCTGACATCCAGCGAGGCTGTTGGTGCGACTTCGGTTGCTCCGAACGTGTTTCCGGCAAAAACCGAGACGAATGCGGCAATGATGATCGTAACCACGAGCATCAGCATGACGCCGATAACCGGCGATACAGCAGACTCTTTTCCGGAGTCTGCACAGGTTTTTCTACTGTGTGTTTGTTTCATATGACACTTCCCACAAGTTTTCCTGATGCAATCACCGCACCAGAGTTTTCATCGACGATCGAGTACGTCGTTTTGGTACTGACCGAGAACCATCCCGCGGAGTACGGATTCCCGGAGCTGCCGCGTTCGGCAACGTAGTAGACCTTTCCCGTACCGGTCTTTTCATCCGCCAGGTAGGTGTCTGCAAGAATGATGAACCGTTCTCCGGGTTCGATCAGGAGGTTTGATCCAGCCCTTACCTGAGTTGATGCTTCGGTTATTAGCCCTTCACCGTTCACCCGTGCAGGAAGCTTCGAGAACCGGTAGGCCTTGTATGGATCGGATTTGAGTACCGATGTTGTTGCATTTGCTCCCGCATTGATGATCCCCTCGGAAGGCAGATCATTGTAGGAGATGGATGCCTCGTCATCGTCGCTTTTGAGTATGAGACTGATTGCATCAAGCCGGAAATTGTCTCCGCCGAGATTCTGAAAGACCAGACCGATCTTGGATGCCTCTCCCAGTTCTCCATCCATCACTCCGACATAGCCAATCTGAACAGACGGGGCTGATTTGGTGTCGGAAAGCATACCGGTTGCAAACATGCTGACAACCGCTGCGATGATGACAACCACGACGATCATCAGCATGACACCGACAACCGGCGATACCGCATCATCCCGGATGTTCTTTTGTACCGTTTTCATGCAATCACCACGTCCCTGTCGTAAATGGTTTTTCCGCTTGGCAGATGGACAATCGTTACGTGCGTTTTGGTGCCGGTTGCAAATCCGTAGTCTTTGAGAACATCTTCGTCTTCCGTGTCAAAACCAAGGAAATAGGATCGATCAAACCTGAGACTGCTTCCGGAAATGAGTACTGCTGTTCCAAAGGTTCCGTCTGCCGTTCGTTTGGAAACGATGTCATCATTGTTGGTTTTCTGCGGAATCCACGGATAGCCGAGCCCGGTATCGTTGTTCAGGTCATTCTCCGGAATGGGATCCATGGAACCGTCAATCGTATGTTTGATAACTTTTTCCGCATTGGATACTACCTGTTTCATGACGTTTCCCGGGACGGTATACGTACTGATAATCTGGAGATCTTTCGTGTTTAGCGTCTCTCCCCCCAGATGATCGATTGTGACATACTTCGCGGAATCTCCAACATTGGAAGAAGAGATGGAGATTCCAAGGGAAACAGCTGGTGCCGCTTCACTTGTAGTCCCAAGTCCGCTCGCAAAACTGCTGACCACAGCTGCGATAATGATGGTGACGACAAGCATCAGCATCACCCCCACGACCGGCGATACCGCGTCCTGGTTTTTCGGACGATGGTTTCTCGGCGGCGTAATTTTTTTCATAGTTCACATGCTCCACCCAAATTAAGCAAATCACTTGTAGGTAGTGAAATAAATTTGGTATTGTGTGATATGTACCGGCTGCTATAAAAATAAGTCGCGAATCAGGTTTGTTTTGCCTATTTGGAGCAAATTCTGCGAGTTGTATCTGCATTGCAATAAAGGATCCCGGTGCCGGAATGCGTATGTCCCGGAATTACTGCGGGTGTTTTCCTCACTTCTCAGCCGCGACCTCAAAAAACTCAAGACAGTCAATAGTTACATGGAACGGGTTTAACAAAGCCCGATAGACGGCATTAGAAGCTCGTTCTCCGGGAGGAAAGGCTCGGGTCGTTGAAAAGCTCCTACATTTCTCGGAAATATTGCGTGTATTTACAATCGAAGCCCGCATTCCTCATTGATGCCGATCGTTTCCGGCCATCTGCCGGAAAATCCTGACCTCCTTCGTTCCTCTGTACCAGGTATTTTTCTACATGTGATATTTTTGTAAATTTAATCTGTTATATTCAATTTACTTGCATTTTTCTGAAAACATTGCAAATATTTCGCGCGTACCGGGAAAATTAGTAATTTGACTAACTGAACTCGATCATCAATGTAAATATGTTTACTTTTACAAACAGTAAACATTATAATATTAATTTAAATGTCGTGTTGATCCATATTCTTCTGTTACTCCCTTTCTTACCGATGGAGTACACGAAGTGTGAAATTATGCAGCGCAGAACAAACACAACACGAAAAAATGATGCAGTATCGCCGGTCGTGGGGGTGATGCTGATGCTTGTCATCACTATCATCATTGCAGCTGTTGTCAGCATGTATGCCGGGGGTCTTATCAACAGTACTGAAAAAGCTCCGACACTGACAATGGATGTTACCATTAAAAACACCGGATATTATGCTTCCAGCGTTTTTGAAGCCAAAGTCCTGTCGGTCAGCGAACCGATCGCAACCAAAGATCTGAAACTTGTTACCAGCTGGACCGTAACCAACAAAACGGTTGTCGGTACTCATCCAAAAAGTGATGCTGACATCATTGACGGCAATCTCACTGTCGGCGGTACAGCTGTTACTTCCGCAGGCAACGTTTTTGGATGGACGTCCGGCGGTGGATTTGAAGGAATGACAGCCCCTTGGGGGTACGGCAATGGTATACAGGCACCGAACTCGGGAAAACCGAACAACAAACAGCAGCAGTTTGGTAACTATACTCTCCTCGGCGGTACTGTCATGACGGCATGGCCGGCCGGACAAAGCGGCGGATTCATTACTACTACCGGTGGTGACGGTTACGGAACTACAAAGCAGTATTACTACTCTGGTGCATGGACCTACGCTGAGAACAGCAAGGTTGACGGCATGCAGGCTGTTCTCGGTAAAAACTGGGAGTATCTGCGTACTGGTGATACGGTAAACGTGAAACTGATCCACATGCCAAGCGGTCAGACAATTTATGAAAAGAATGTGGTGGTGAGCTAACATGAAAACAGAAAAAAAATCCAGTGATGCCGTATCACCGGTCGTCGGTGTCATGCTGATGCTCGTGGTTACGATCATCATTGCCGCACTGGTGAGCAGCTTCGCTTCGGGACTTGCGGACTCCCAGTCAACCCCGCCTCAACTGGCACTGAAGGGAATCTACAGCCAGTCTGGTGGTCTTACCATCACCCATGCAGGCGGAGATCCGGTAGCTCTTGCTGATATTGCCTTCATAACCACCCCGTCCGAGCTGTTTGGGGCGGATGCCAACAAATTTGCGTGGACAATTGACAAATCAATCATTCTCAACCCGAATGGCAAACCGATTCTGAATGCAACAAGCGGATTCTACACAACCGCAGCTCTTGTATCCGGAGACTCTCTGCATGTTGCCCATGAAAACTGTGTGGACTACAGTACAACTGCCGGCTGGCAGGGTCCAAGTCCGGGAGTCAATGCCAACGCACAGATTCTCTGGGATGGAAGTGGAAAGTCTGAGTATTTCGGAGCATATGCATTCTGCAATCCGGAAAATGTCGGCAAGTACTTCTATCTGGACATGGTCGATCCCGCTGGCAGTATCATTGCACGGGCAAAAGTCACCATCACCGCGTGAGGGAAAACAAAAATCTTTTTTTCCTGAAACCGGTCTGATCATGATACCCAACTCCCGACATTCCAACAGCACATCGCCGTTCAGCATCCCGTACATCATGTTGTCCTCTCACAGGATCATTGATGCCGTTCCGCAGAATTTCTTCCCATCCGGTAAAAAATTTCTATTGCACGCCGGACTGCGATTTACCGCTGGAATCCGGGGGTTCACTGCATCTTTTGCTGATGCCGGGCTCATCCTGTTTTCCGTGATAATAGCAAAACATGTATATGTAACTAAAGTAAAAGTTAGTAATAATCACAAAATATTGGGATATGCGGAATCGGGCATCCTGCTCTCTCTTTCGCATAAAATTACCAGTATTTTGCCTCAATATCCGTCAGTACATATCCGGAGACCCGGTACATGAACCCAAAAAAGATCCTTATCATCAGCCTGCTTGCCATCCTGCTTTGTAGCCTCCTTACCGGAGGAGCAGCCGCGCGATACACTACCCCGGAAGGAATGAACGCAGGAATTACCAACGGGGACTTCATCTATGTTGGCGAGACCCAGCTAAATTTTTCTGATCTTACTGAGCCGGGAAAAACGCTTATCGGTCTGGTGTATCTTGAAAGTTCCGCACAAAAAGATGTAATCCCGATTTCAAATAATATTGCCTCCCAAATTCAGGTCACAAATTACGGATTCTACTCCGCGAAGTACTCTGATGGAACGATTTCTTCTACGAAAGGATGCTGGGTTCGTCAGCTCAGTCTCGGATCCATTGCCGTGGTTGCAGCAGATGATCCCAACGGCTCTCCCATCACCGGCTCAGATATCTCGAAAGACCTCGGCGTCATTTTTTATATGACCGGTCAGAATATCCAGTCAAATCAGCTTACCGACTGGTTTGAGTACGAGATCACCATGCCGAGTGGTTTGAAAAGTACTACGGTCAGAAACCAGAACGGTGCACAGGTCAGTCTCAGCAGCAGTACGCAGCACAACGATCCTTCACAGAAGTATCAGGATTTCGCCTTTCATTTTTCGGATCAGGTGTTTGTACCAACCATTGATCCGGGACAAACTCTCCCCGGAGTCTCCATAGCATTCAAAA includes the following:
- a CDS encoding type IV pilin N-terminal domain-containing protein, which translates into the protein MMYRQKEKKDPAVSPVVGVMLMLVVTIIIAAVVSSFASGLGDTTEPAPVASYEFTINAGIEENTRSSSGRYPFELRVLQGDSIPSKDLQIITTYTVPETYRGVGLTHAGKVIKHTLDGSISPLTAAGRLDSTVAIDEDAEGYPFTPQVSGYPDTLYPPTNNFMQTSVFGLCTFEPTITYYFRHPSWVLGFDVSDEQYGFGEGSVVHITVIHTPSGKTIFDKDVIAKW
- a CDS encoding type IV pilin — its product is MKTVQKNIRDDAVSPVVGVMLMIVVVVIIAAVVSMFATGMLSDTKSAPSVQIGYVGVMDGELGEASKIGLVFQNLGGDNFRLDAISLILKSDDDEASISYNDLPSEGIINAGANATTSVLKSDPYKAYRFSKLPARVNGEGLITEASTQVRAGSNLLIEPGERFIILADTYLADEKTGTGKVYYVAERGSSGNPYSAGWFSVSTKTTYSIVDENSGAVIASGKLVGSVI
- a CDS encoding type IV pilin N-terminal domain-containing protein; translated protein: MQRRTNTTRKNDAVSPVVGVMLMLVITIIIAAVVSMYAGGLINSTEKAPTLTMDVTIKNTGYYASSVFEAKVLSVSEPIATKDLKLVTSWTVTNKTVVGTHPKSDADIIDGNLTVGGTAVTSAGNVFGWTSGGGFEGMTAPWGYGNGIQAPNSGKPNNKQQQFGNYTLLGGTVMTAWPAGQSGGFITTTGGDGYGTTKQYYYSGAWTYAENSKVDGMQAVLGKNWEYLRTGDTVNVKLIHMPSGQTIYEKNVVVS
- a CDS encoding type IV pilin N-terminal domain-containing protein — protein: MTKTKREDGVSPVVGVMLMLVVTIIIAAMAASFAGGLSANEKVAPQSTFSVDYTAKITDTDKTNDIPNNPSKNNGLTFRLVSGDVVAMKDIAIQLQNGDKNIQFSMDTSLNTTNAAVDETKLDLLINNAGNKTYFAVSKGMKNMSEVVSTGDSITLLADNSYDSTLATDVGIEKGRFLTWSPEGSSGTFKVQTNVPFEYTIFDTVSRKPIQTGTITIR
- a CDS encoding type IV pilin N-terminal domain-containing protein, producing the protein MKKITPPRNHRPKNQDAVSPVVGVMLMLVVTIIIAAVVSSFASGLGTTSEAAPAVSLGISISSSNVGDSAKYVTIDHLGGETLNTKDLQIISTYTVPGNVMKQVVSNAEKVIKHTIDGSMDPIPENDLNNDTGLGYPWIPQKTNNDDIVSKRTADGTFGTAVLISGSSLRFDRSYFLGFDTEDEDVLKDYGFATGTKTHVTIVHLPSGKTIYDRDVVIA
- a CDS encoding type IV pilin N-terminal domain-containing protein, giving the protein MKQTHSRKTCADSGKESAVSPVIGVMLMLVVTIIIAAFVSVFAGNTFGATEVAPTASLDVSIISNGGDNKDQYVMLIKHLGGDSIASGDMQLVCYYTTANGNMLGGTVSTISPAIKIGETNTKIPYLNDLSIGAPGSKGTNLGEFTMTSGDVLSTGNNLGTAMAVFGEVSTKTDEQIKQLYRDNGFKKGSIVEVEIIHTPSQKSVYKGKVTVE
- a CDS encoding type IV pilin N-terminal domain-containing protein, yielding MKTEKKSSDAVSPVVGVMLMLVVTIIIAALVSSFASGLADSQSTPPQLALKGIYSQSGGLTITHAGGDPVALADIAFITTPSELFGADANKFAWTIDKSIILNPNGKPILNATSGFYTTAALVSGDSLHVAHENCVDYSTTAGWQGPSPGVNANAQILWDGSGKSEYFGAYAFCNPENVGKYFYLDMVDPAGSIIARAKVTITA